One stretch of Candidatus Melainabacteria bacterium DNA includes these proteins:
- a CDS encoding thioredoxin family protein, whose product MIFARKNLALLSILALAAQLSLAPALADDGDSQSAPPASAEAAGEWRTNFSESLDQAEKENKLVLADFYTSWCGWCKRLDQTTFADSEFKQYLNEHFIPVKLNAEDHAEGQRTAEKNDVSAYPTGLVFAPNGKVLGRIFGYFDAEQYKAKLVKIAKKAPKHH is encoded by the coding sequence ATGATATTTGCTCGAAAAAACTTAGCGCTGCTGAGTATTCTTGCGCTTGCTGCACAACTCAGCCTGGCACCTGCGTTGGCTGATGACGGTGATAGTCAATCTGCACCGCCTGCATCCGCTGAAGCGGCAGGCGAGTGGCGCACGAACTTCAGTGAGAGTCTAGACCAGGCCGAAAAGGAGAATAAACTCGTTTTAGCCGATTTCTACACAAGCTGGTGTGGATGGTGCAAAAGGCTCGACCAGACAACATTTGCAGATTCTGAATTTAAGCAATATTTGAACGAGCACTTCATACCGGTCAAGTTGAATGCGGAAGACCACGCCGAGGGGCAGCGTACTGCCGAGAAGAATGACGTTTCGGCATACCCGACTGGATTGGTTTTTGCACCCAATGGAAAAGTGTTGGGCCGAATTTTCGGTTATTTCGACGCTGAACAATATAAAGCAAAGTTAGTGAAGATTGCCAAAAAGGCACCCAAGCATCACTAG
- a CDS encoding glycine C-acetyltransferase: MVTSSKNHKLGVRDLYSSLAKELDHAKESKTFKYEVPIDGLQGGTVSVHGENVVMLASNNYLGLANHPRVREAAKLGLERYGFGMGSVRFLCGTQKIHSELEERIASFLGVEAAILHSSCFAANEAFFTALLSGDLGQSEYRDVIYSDALNHASIIDGIRLARQATKTTDLRAYKHNDFKQLTDWIQEDECKDYRLSIIATDGVFSMEGEYAPLQDFVALAAKHNHLLFVDESHATGVLGKTGRGTPEQCGVHGKIDVITGTLGKALGGASGGFIAGKKELVEYMRQKSRPYTFSNTVPPPIVCASIEAIKMLEEDNSLVQKLHANTAYFRKEIKNLGFTILEGEHPIVPVMVGEASVAQDMSRELLPEGVYVRGLWFPVVPRGEARLRVQISAAHETKDLDRALSAFQKVGKKLGVV; encoded by the coding sequence ATGGTTACTTCATCGAAAAATCATAAACTTGGTGTTCGCGATTTATATTCGTCGCTCGCTAAGGAGCTAGATCATGCGAAGGAATCGAAGACTTTTAAGTACGAGGTTCCTATTGATGGACTGCAAGGCGGGACGGTCAGTGTTCATGGCGAGAACGTTGTTATGCTCGCGTCGAATAATTACCTCGGTCTGGCCAATCATCCTCGTGTTCGTGAAGCTGCGAAGTTAGGTCTGGAACGCTATGGATTCGGAATGGGTTCGGTGCGGTTTTTGTGTGGCACTCAGAAAATCCATTCCGAATTGGAAGAGCGAATTGCCAGCTTCTTAGGAGTAGAAGCTGCTATTTTGCACTCGTCTTGTTTCGCTGCAAACGAGGCTTTCTTCACCGCTCTTCTTTCAGGCGACCTTGGACAGTCAGAATATCGCGATGTGATTTATAGTGACGCCCTTAATCACGCCAGTATCATTGACGGTATCAGATTGGCTCGCCAGGCAACTAAAACAACTGATTTAAGGGCGTATAAGCACAACGATTTTAAACAGTTGACTGACTGGATTCAGGAAGATGAGTGCAAAGATTATAGATTGAGCATCATCGCTACGGACGGTGTTTTCAGTATGGAAGGGGAGTACGCTCCCTTGCAAGATTTTGTTGCACTGGCAGCCAAGCATAATCACCTGCTATTCGTTGACGAATCTCACGCTACCGGTGTTCTGGGCAAAACTGGCCGGGGCACGCCGGAGCAATGTGGCGTGCATGGCAAGATCGACGTCATCACAGGTACTCTCGGCAAGGCGCTTGGTGGCGCTTCCGGCGGATTCATCGCTGGTAAGAAAGAGCTGGTTGAGTACATGCGTCAAAAGTCACGACCATATACTTTCTCAAATACCGTGCCACCGCCCATAGTGTGTGCATCTATTGAAGCAATAAAGATGCTTGAAGAAGACAACAGCCTGGTTCAAAAATTGCATGCAAATACGGCGTATTTCCGCAAAGAAATTAAAAATCTTGGCTTCACTATTCTCGAAGGTGAGCATCCGATCGTGCCTGTCATGGTTGGCGAGGCGTCGGTTGCTCAGGACATGAGTCGCGAGCTTCTTCCTGAAGGTGTTTATGTACGCGGTTTGTGGTTCCCGGTTGTTCCTCGCGGAGAGGCTCGTTTGAGAGTGCAGATCTCTGCAGCTCATGAAACCAAAGATTTGGACCGTGCCTTGAGCGCGTTCCAGAAAGTCGGCAAAAAGCTGGGCGTCGTTTAG
- a CDS encoding DUF885 domain-containing protein, with protein MNKRQFRGVAKACSLSTLIAAGSILGPVRGALGADLLDSSRKLSERKNQIQSKSQIRTVESNVELSRDQSKVLVAEKKSLELKTEPAPLSGKPPVILAPQPRAGLTGDQNFSMIADSYFEDMFKLDPSWATQSGFHEHDTELENLSAEFVAARIAGLKSYRDTLNSLDPRSLSRNLRHDREMLLGHINNDLLNCDELKLWKKDPDIYSTGVSSSIFNLVKRDFAPIQTRMKDVIAREKQIPQALEFAKQNLDANLVPKIYAEIAVEQLPGAVEFFKDFVPGAFKGVKDEKLQAQLAETTGNCVTALKDYQSFLEKMIAKGECKGDFAYGEEAYRKKLLYQEMVSEPIDSLLERGNKELKRLQSEFVALAKEIDAGKTPQQCYEDVAKEHPKPTQLLTDIRNLLERIRKFCTDQKIVTIASPERPIVTDTPSFMRALTFASLDVPGAYEKKAVQSFYYVTPPEPNWTPAHVEEHMRAFSNCDLLCTSIHEAYPGHFVMYLHVKQTAPTKVRRLIGSALTEEGWAHYCEQMLLDEGFNKGDKKLKLVQLHDALLRNCRYIVGIKMHTRGMSLQDGVKFFVEEGYQEKANAEREAKRGTSDPTYLVYTLGKLDILALRDDYKKLKGSQFSLRDFHDRFLSGGYPPVKIIREEMIVTPEK; from the coding sequence ATGAATAAGCGACAGTTCAGGGGCGTTGCAAAGGCGTGCTCGCTCTCGACCCTAATTGCCGCTGGCAGCATTCTGGGCCCTGTTCGAGGCGCGCTTGGAGCAGACCTGCTTGACTCATCGCGAAAGCTTTCCGAAAGAAAAAATCAAATCCAGTCAAAGTCGCAGATTCGTACTGTCGAATCGAATGTTGAATTGAGTCGGGACCAATCAAAGGTTCTTGTTGCTGAAAAAAAGAGTCTTGAGTTAAAAACCGAGCCAGCTCCTCTCTCAGGTAAACCGCCTGTAATCCTTGCTCCTCAGCCCAGGGCAGGTTTGACTGGTGATCAAAATTTCAGCATGATTGCTGATTCGTATTTTGAAGATATGTTCAAGCTAGACCCGAGTTGGGCAACGCAATCTGGTTTTCACGAACACGACACAGAGCTGGAAAATCTTTCAGCTGAGTTTGTTGCAGCCAGAATTGCAGGTTTGAAGAGCTATCGCGATACGCTCAACTCACTCGATCCCAGGAGTTTGTCGCGAAATCTCCGTCACGATCGAGAAATGTTGCTCGGTCATATTAATAACGACTTGCTCAACTGTGACGAGCTGAAGTTGTGGAAAAAAGACCCGGATATTTATTCAACGGGTGTGAGTTCAAGCATCTTCAACCTTGTTAAGCGTGATTTTGCGCCTATCCAAACTCGCATGAAAGATGTAATTGCCCGTGAGAAACAGATTCCGCAAGCTCTCGAATTTGCCAAGCAGAATCTTGATGCCAACCTGGTGCCCAAAATCTATGCCGAGATTGCAGTCGAGCAATTGCCCGGCGCAGTGGAGTTCTTCAAAGATTTCGTGCCGGGTGCATTCAAGGGGGTAAAAGACGAGAAGTTGCAAGCTCAGTTGGCTGAAACTACCGGCAATTGCGTGACAGCGCTGAAAGACTACCAGTCATTTCTGGAGAAGATGATTGCTAAAGGCGAATGCAAAGGAGATTTTGCCTATGGCGAGGAAGCTTACCGCAAGAAACTCTTATATCAGGAGATGGTTTCCGAACCTATTGATTCGCTCTTGGAGCGCGGCAACAAAGAGCTTAAGCGTTTGCAATCCGAATTCGTCGCGCTGGCCAAAGAGATTGATGCCGGTAAAACTCCTCAGCAATGTTATGAAGACGTCGCAAAGGAGCATCCGAAGCCGACTCAACTGTTGACCGATATTCGAAATTTGCTCGAGCGCATACGCAAATTCTGTACAGATCAGAAGATTGTTACGATCGCTTCTCCCGAACGACCCATTGTCACTGATACGCCATCTTTTATGCGGGCATTGACTTTCGCATCGCTGGATGTGCCCGGCGCATACGAAAAGAAAGCTGTGCAGTCGTTTTATTACGTAACGCCACCCGAGCCCAACTGGACTCCGGCGCACGTTGAGGAGCACATGCGCGCTTTCAGCAATTGCGATTTGCTTTGCACAAGCATTCATGAGGCTTATCCCGGGCACTTCGTTATGTATCTGCATGTTAAACAGACTGCTCCAACAAAGGTGAGAAGGCTGATTGGTTCGGCATTGACTGAAGAAGGATGGGCACATTATTGCGAGCAAATGCTTCTGGACGAGGGCTTCAACAAAGGTGACAAGAAGCTCAAATTGGTGCAACTGCACGATGCCTTACTGCGTAACTGCAGGTACATTGTTGGCATCAAAATGCATACCCGCGGCATGTCGTTACAGGATGGCGTGAAGTTCTTTGTCGAAGAGGGATATCAAGAAAAAGCCAATGCCGAACGCGAAGCCAAGCGCGGCACTTCCGACCCCACCTATCTTGTCTACACGCTCGGAAAGCTCGATATTCTGGCGCTCAGAGATGACTACAAAAAATTAAAAGGAAGTCAGTTCAGCCTGCGTGACTTCCATGACCGCTTCTTGAGTGGCGGGTATCCGCCGGTCAAAATCATTCGAGAGGAAATGATCGTTACACCTGAAAAATAG
- a CDS encoding electron transfer flavoprotein subunit alpha/FixB family protein: MSEENTPQQTPETVPDVSQFCPKGDVLVVAEHILGELQPVTLELLGAGRILADKMERKLICIVMGHEIGDIPQKMIEYGADKVYVADHEALKNYRTLPYRRVLVDFLESLPEPPHTTLLGSTTTGRDLAPRIAAHFDTGLTADCTELDIGPYEHKSKVDPTKIGLYPNCLYAIRPSFGESLKARILGPWKNPQMATTRPGVMIPNKPDSNKKGEIVKVPVNLKEDDTRLVVEETIREMSKGIKLTEADVIVAGGYGLGTVEGFELVKKLAACFENSAIGASRKVVDLGWIPYQHQIGQTGKTVRPKLYIACGISGAIQHRVGMSKSNIIIAINKDPDAAIFKFAHHGIVGDCYQIIPEMIKQLQENKVKREVEAVVGTH; encoded by the coding sequence ATGAGCGAAGAAAATACACCGCAACAAACACCAGAAACAGTGCCAGACGTTTCGCAATTTTGTCCTAAGGGCGATGTGCTGGTCGTAGCAGAGCACATCCTTGGCGAACTGCAACCGGTCACTCTCGAGCTGCTCGGGGCCGGACGCATTCTCGCCGATAAGATGGAACGCAAGCTCATTTGTATCGTCATGGGTCACGAAATCGGTGATATACCGCAAAAAATGATCGAATACGGTGCAGACAAGGTTTACGTCGCCGATCACGAAGCCTTGAAGAACTATCGGACCCTGCCTTATCGCCGCGTCCTGGTGGATTTTCTGGAGTCGCTGCCTGAGCCACCACATACGACCTTGCTCGGTTCGACGACTACCGGTCGTGACCTGGCACCGCGTATCGCCGCTCACTTCGACACCGGGTTGACTGCTGATTGCACTGAACTCGATATCGGTCCTTACGAGCACAAAAGCAAAGTCGATCCCACCAAGATTGGACTCTATCCAAACTGCTTGTATGCGATTCGTCCGAGCTTTGGTGAAAGTTTGAAGGCGAGAATTCTCGGACCCTGGAAGAATCCGCAGATGGCTACCACCAGACCCGGTGTCATGATTCCGAACAAGCCTGATTCAAACAAAAAAGGCGAAATCGTCAAAGTCCCCGTTAACTTGAAAGAAGACGATACGAGACTGGTTGTCGAAGAAACCATTCGCGAAATGTCTAAGGGAATCAAGCTCACAGAAGCAGACGTAATCGTTGCCGGCGGCTATGGACTGGGCACTGTCGAGGGCTTCGAACTGGTCAAAAAATTGGCCGCCTGTTTTGAAAATTCCGCTATCGGTGCATCGCGTAAAGTCGTAGACCTGGGCTGGATCCCCTACCAGCATCAGATCGGTCAAACCGGAAAAACAGTTAGACCGAAGCTCTACATTGCGTGCGGTATCTCGGGTGCGATTCAACACCGCGTAGGCATGTCGAAATCGAACATCATCATTGCAATCAACAAAGATCCCGATGCAGCGATATTCAAATTCGCGCACCATGGTATCGTGGGCGATTGCTACCAGATCATCCCTGAGATGATCAAACAACTACAGGAAAACAAAGTGAAGCGGGAGGTTGAGGCAGTTGTCGGAACGCATTGA
- a CDS encoding tetratricopeptide repeat protein produces the protein MKRRSRLFATVLAASLAIFSPSITSAAPPASPATSAGQVQDKWAVVIGLQEFADPSIPRLHFSAKDARDFYDYLVDPNGGRFAKDHVKLLVNADATKVNIMDVLGDSFLPHGAAPGDLVVIYLSTHGSPAGADINGVNYVVAYDTQVNKMFATGIEMRQLIRIIKERVHTNRIMLVMDTCYSGAGAVGESHKGLSRSNINPTALAQGSGSVVLSSSSPDQRAWESENYKNSYFTHYLIEALRTPGNHTIDQDFAVMKQKVQTDVLKDKGELQTPVMASALTGPSFVVNAPPSITRPAPVTVPYSSEDPSASAASAGKSPGLNFASYGAHKSAAETLIRQHKLWDAIHELQLAVKDNPSSVDAYLALADAFDEQGRYGEAFEAANRAVVNDSNSTRGHEVLGRAYLRNGNTDEALRQIQLSISLDPTSSDAHFLLGFLDQYKNNRIDEAEQQYRKALALDALNAKALVNLGILLERQGRSIDEAEGLFHKAIDADAEDWQARLGLANILLKYRNNPKEAEAQIRKATELAPANSRLHSELGKIVALDKTRYEEAEAEFKKGIELAPNMGLPDSMFAAFLLSTLGRVDEAEKEFRRALQLDPNLDEARVGLGNLLVDYRKVYDESDEQFKKALKINPKNGGAYIGLGHIDTVLYKNFKSAEQNFKKAITIQETNSYAHDQLGQLYFEHMQFPTEAQTEFEKAIKYDPNNAVAHFHYGVLLLSQLTKDTEQNKTKWRDLVDRAKKELDTAIQLDPANSSYHAALANLYVADKQYKLAEPIYRKALESNITDADAHCKFGLLLIEHLNKRIEGEAELKKAHTMKPEEKGIQTVYERYVR, from the coding sequence ATGAAGCGACGGTCGAGGCTCTTCGCGACAGTGCTGGCGGCATCGCTGGCGATATTCAGCCCTTCAATCACCTCAGCTGCACCACCAGCCTCCCCAGCGACGAGCGCTGGTCAGGTCCAGGATAAGTGGGCAGTCGTAATCGGTTTGCAAGAATTTGCCGACCCGAGCATTCCCAGGCTTCACTTCTCAGCCAAAGACGCCAGAGACTTTTACGACTACCTGGTTGATCCAAATGGCGGGCGCTTCGCCAAAGATCACGTAAAACTGCTTGTCAATGCTGACGCTACCAAAGTCAATATCATGGACGTCCTGGGCGACTCATTCTTGCCGCACGGTGCTGCTCCGGGCGATCTGGTGGTGATTTACCTTTCCACTCACGGCTCACCGGCAGGTGCCGACATCAACGGTGTCAACTACGTTGTTGCCTATGACACGCAGGTGAACAAAATGTTTGCCACCGGTATAGAAATGCGTCAACTGATTAGAATCATCAAGGAACGCGTTCACACAAACAGAATCATGCTCGTCATGGACACCTGCTACAGCGGCGCTGGAGCCGTTGGAGAATCGCATAAAGGACTGTCGAGATCAAACATCAATCCCACTGCGCTCGCTCAAGGCAGCGGCAGCGTCGTGCTCTCATCCAGTTCGCCGGATCAGCGCGCCTGGGAATCGGAGAACTACAAAAACAGCTATTTCACCCACTATCTCATCGAAGCACTGAGAACTCCCGGCAATCATACAATCGACCAGGATTTCGCCGTCATGAAGCAGAAAGTACAGACCGACGTGCTCAAAGACAAGGGCGAACTGCAAACTCCGGTCATGGCATCGGCTTTGACCGGTCCATCATTTGTTGTCAACGCGCCGCCCAGCATCACGCGTCCGGCACCAGTGACGGTGCCTTACAGCAGCGAAGACCCGTCCGCCAGCGCAGCGTCTGCCGGCAAATCGCCCGGTTTGAATTTCGCCAGTTACGGCGCCCACAAAAGCGCCGCCGAGACACTGATCAGGCAGCACAAGCTCTGGGACGCCATTCATGAATTACAACTGGCAGTCAAAGACAATCCTTCTTCTGTAGATGCTTACCTGGCACTGGCCGATGCATTTGACGAGCAAGGACGCTATGGGGAAGCGTTTGAAGCTGCTAACAGGGCTGTCGTAAATGACAGCAACTCGACTCGCGGGCATGAAGTGCTTGGACGAGCCTACCTGCGAAACGGAAACACAGATGAAGCACTCAGACAAATCCAACTGTCTATAAGCCTTGATCCAACCAGCTCTGATGCGCATTTCCTGCTGGGATTTTTAGATCAATACAAAAACAACCGCATCGACGAGGCCGAGCAGCAATACAGAAAAGCTCTCGCTCTTGATGCTCTTAACGCAAAAGCCCTGGTCAATCTCGGCATTCTACTGGAACGTCAGGGACGCAGCATAGACGAAGCGGAGGGGTTATTTCACAAGGCAATTGATGCAGATGCAGAAGATTGGCAGGCCAGGCTAGGTCTCGCCAACATTCTCCTCAAATATAGAAACAACCCGAAAGAAGCAGAGGCGCAGATTCGCAAAGCGACAGAATTAGCGCCTGCAAATTCCAGATTGCACAGCGAACTGGGAAAAATTGTGGCTCTGGATAAAACACGCTACGAAGAAGCCGAAGCGGAATTCAAAAAAGGCATTGAGTTAGCTCCGAACATGGGCCTACCAGACTCCATGTTTGCTGCTTTTCTTCTCTCTACACTGGGTCGAGTCGACGAGGCAGAAAAGGAGTTCAGAAGAGCACTGCAACTGGATCCGAACTTAGACGAAGCACGAGTGGGTCTCGGAAATTTGCTGGTCGACTATCGCAAAGTTTATGACGAATCTGATGAACAGTTCAAAAAGGCACTGAAAATAAATCCGAAAAACGGCGGTGCATATATTGGTCTTGGACACATAGACACAGTTTTGTACAAAAATTTCAAATCAGCAGAACAAAATTTCAAGAAAGCAATCACCATTCAAGAAACCAACTCATATGCTCACGATCAGCTCGGACAGCTCTATTTCGAGCATATGCAGTTTCCGACTGAGGCTCAAACTGAATTTGAAAAAGCCATCAAATATGATCCCAACAACGCAGTTGCACACTTCCATTACGGCGTGCTGCTCCTCAGTCAGTTGACCAAAGACACCGAACAAAATAAAACAAAGTGGCGCGATCTCGTAGACCGGGCAAAAAAGGAGCTGGACACAGCCATCCAACTCGATCCCGCTAACTCGAGCTACCACGCGGCGCTGGCTAACCTCTACGTTGCGGACAAACAATACAAATTAGCTGAGCCCATCTATCGCAAGGCGCTCGAATCAAATATCACAGACGCCGATGCGCATTGCAAATTCGGATTGCTTTTGATCGAACATTTGAACAAACGCATCGAGGGCGAAGCTGAGTTGAAAAAAGCCCACACGATGAAGCCCGAAGAAAAGGGAATTCAAACTGTTTACGAACGCTACGTGCGGTAA
- a CDS encoding trans-2-enoyl-CoA reductase family protein: protein MVIKPRIRGFICVTAHPTGCAAHVQEQIDYVQGQGLIQGTPKKVLVIGASTGYGLASRITAAFAGKAGTIGVFFEKPSENGKPATAGWYNSIAFEKAAKAAGLYAKNINGDAFSDAIKEQTIKAIKDDLGKVDMVVYSLASPVRTHPKTGTTFRSVLKPVGSTFTNKTLDTDRGVVKDVSIEPANEQEMQDTVEVMGGDDWRLWIDALKKADALADGVVTVAYSYIGPEVTWPIYRDGTIGRAKKDVEVAAVDITKALSDLHGKAYVSVNKALVTQASSAIPVVPLYISLLYKVMKEANSHEGCIEQIYRLFNTQLYNGNRPRLDEEGRIRIDDWEMDAATQAKVQALWDKVTSENLNEISDFEGYKTEFLKLFGFGLPGVDYEKEVDPAV from the coding sequence ATGGTAATCAAGCCTAGAATCCGCGGTTTTATTTGTGTGACCGCGCATCCGACCGGCTGCGCCGCGCACGTGCAAGAGCAGATTGATTATGTCCAGGGACAGGGATTGATTCAAGGCACTCCCAAGAAAGTACTTGTGATTGGCGCCTCGACCGGATACGGATTGGCTTCACGCATCACCGCTGCCTTTGCAGGAAAGGCTGGCACAATCGGTGTTTTCTTCGAAAAACCAAGCGAGAACGGTAAACCAGCTACGGCCGGCTGGTATAACTCCATTGCCTTTGAGAAAGCTGCCAAAGCTGCCGGGTTGTATGCAAAGAATATTAATGGCGACGCTTTTTCAGATGCCATAAAGGAACAGACGATCAAAGCGATAAAAGACGACCTGGGCAAAGTCGACATGGTTGTGTATAGCCTGGCTTCACCGGTGCGAACACATCCTAAGACTGGGACGACCTTCAGGTCCGTTCTGAAGCCAGTCGGCAGTACATTTACAAATAAGACTCTGGATACTGATAGAGGCGTAGTCAAAGATGTCAGCATTGAGCCTGCCAACGAGCAGGAGATGCAGGACACGGTCGAGGTCATGGGCGGCGATGACTGGCGTCTCTGGATTGATGCTTTGAAGAAGGCGGATGCTCTGGCGGATGGCGTGGTCACAGTTGCATATTCCTATATCGGACCCGAGGTAACCTGGCCGATTTACCGTGATGGCACCATTGGTAGAGCCAAGAAGGATGTCGAAGTCGCTGCTGTGGACATAACAAAGGCACTTTCGGATCTTCACGGTAAGGCTTATGTATCCGTGAATAAAGCTCTGGTAACTCAAGCGAGTTCTGCCATTCCTGTGGTGCCACTTTATATTTCACTTCTCTACAAAGTCATGAAAGAAGCGAATTCTCATGAGGGCTGTATCGAGCAGATTTACAGATTGTTCAATACGCAACTGTATAACGGTAATCGTCCAAGACTGGATGAAGAAGGACGAATTCGGATTGATGACTGGGAGATGGATGCAGCTACGCAAGCCAAAGTTCAGGCTCTGTGGGATAAAGTGACCAGCGAAAATTTGAACGAGATTTCGGATTTTGAGGGATACAAAACAGAATTTCTCAAGTTGTTTGGCTTCGGATTGCCAGGCGTGGACTACGAAAAAGAAGTGGATCCTGCTGTTTAG
- a CDS encoding electron transfer flavoprotein beta subunit/FixA family protein produces MSGYNIFVLVKQVPDQGSKAGINPDGTIDRAKAKRMLNPFDRYALQAALHTKKSYGGTVTAISMGPPPAVEILMEALEHGVDRGFLLSDRRLAASDTLATAYALYKTVLYAGKFDIIFCGLQTTDGDTAQVGPQLAERLNLPQITYCEDFAIENGRVQARRIIEGGIQRVSTGMPVLVTVANSYHPLEYKSFRGAWRVQQLARRQEELKQYIQTIDLDLIGADVERCGLKGSPTIVAATEKVGEIGGSCTMHEGHSPDEMVKEIIKSTGIREYLVAK; encoded by the coding sequence ATGTCAGGCTACAACATTTTCGTGCTCGTCAAACAGGTCCCAGACCAGGGATCGAAGGCGGGCATAAATCCAGACGGTACGATTGATCGGGCAAAAGCCAAGCGGATGTTGAATCCGTTTGACAGATATGCCCTGCAAGCTGCTTTGCACACGAAAAAATCATATGGTGGAACGGTCACCGCAATTTCGATGGGACCGCCGCCCGCTGTTGAGATTCTCATGGAAGCGCTTGAACACGGAGTAGATCGCGGTTTCCTTCTATCAGACCGCAGATTAGCTGCCTCCGACACATTGGCAACAGCTTATGCGCTGTACAAAACAGTTTTATACGCAGGCAAATTCGACATCATCTTTTGCGGACTGCAAACCACCGACGGTGACACAGCACAGGTCGGACCGCAATTGGCTGAACGTTTGAATTTACCGCAAATTACCTATTGCGAAGATTTCGCCATCGAGAACGGGCGGGTGCAAGCACGCCGAATCATCGAAGGCGGAATTCAGAGAGTCAGCACAGGTATGCCCGTGCTCGTGACCGTTGCAAACTCTTATCATCCACTTGAATACAAATCATTCAGGGGTGCCTGGAGAGTACAGCAACTGGCCAGAAGACAGGAAGAACTGAAGCAATACATTCAGACAATCGACCTGGATTTGATCGGCGCCGACGTTGAACGCTGCGGTTTGAAAGGATCGCCGACCATCGTTGCCGCCACCGAAAAAGTCGGTGAAATTGGCGGCAGCTGCACAATGCACGAAGGTCACTCACCAGACGAAATGGTCAAAGAAATCATCAAAAGCACAGGCATCCGCGAATACTTGGTAGCAAAATAA